The proteins below come from a single Erysipelothrix piscisicarius genomic window:
- a CDS encoding bifunctional 5,10-methylenetetrahydrofolate dehydrogenase/5,10-methenyltetrahydrofolate cyclohydrolase, translated as MTTILDGLAVSKAIRASLKAETEVLIEQGKRVPSLTVVIVGNDPASQTYVNSKVKQCKSVGFSSQAISCEADTSQEALLEIIKTLNQDDNIDGILVQLPLPKHIDENVIIEAIDPLKDVDGLHPLNVGYLELNRPRFVSCTPKGVIRLLDWYNVEIEGKRALVIGRSRLVGKPVATLLTQKNATVTLAHSKTKNLEELIRSNDIIVVAMGKPEAIPASWISNQHVLIDVGIHRIDGNLRGDVERQAYEIASYATPVPKGVGPMTIASLLENTMIAYKLKECQND; from the coding sequence ATGACAACAATACTTGATGGATTGGCTGTTTCAAAAGCAATTCGTGCTTCGTTAAAAGCAGAAACAGAAGTGCTTATTGAACAAGGGAAACGTGTACCTTCACTAACCGTTGTAATCGTGGGAAATGATCCCGCTTCACAAACGTATGTGAATTCTAAAGTAAAACAATGTAAGTCTGTAGGATTTTCTTCACAGGCGATTTCGTGTGAGGCGGATACATCTCAAGAAGCACTGCTTGAGATTATTAAGACCTTAAACCAAGATGATAATATTGATGGGATTTTGGTTCAGTTACCGTTACCGAAGCATATTGATGAAAATGTTATTATTGAAGCAATTGATCCGCTTAAGGATGTCGATGGATTACACCCCCTTAATGTAGGCTATTTAGAATTAAATCGTCCACGATTTGTATCCTGTACGCCGAAAGGGGTTATTCGCTTATTAGATTGGTATAATGTGGAAATTGAAGGGAAGCGAGCATTGGTGATTGGCAGAAGTCGCCTTGTGGGGAAACCTGTCGCAACACTGTTAACGCAAAAGAATGCGACCGTTACCTTGGCACATTCAAAAACAAAAAACTTAGAGGAACTCATTCGTTCTAATGATATAATTGTGGTTGCAATGGGAAAACCGGAAGCGATTCCCGCATCTTGGATTTCAAATCAACACGTACTCATTGATGTAGGAATTCATCGTATTGATGGAAATTTAAGAGGGGATGTAGAGCGTCAGGCTTATGAAATTGCATCGTATGCAACGCCAGTTCCGAAAGGTGTTGGACCGATGACCATTGCGAGCTTACTTGAAAATACAATGATTGCATATAAACTTAAGGAGTGTCAGAATGATTGA